The following proteins are co-located in the Callithrix jacchus isolate 240 chromosome 10, calJac240_pri, whole genome shotgun sequence genome:
- the DAGLA gene encoding diacylglycerol lipase-alpha isoform X2 — protein MVVCNWVVILSVCITVLCVFDPTGRTFVKLRATKRRQRNLRTYNLRHRLEEGQATSWSRRLKVFLCCTRTKDSQSDAYSEIAYLFAEFFRDLDIVPSDIIAGLVLLRQRQRAKRNAVLDEANNDILAFLSGMPVTRNTKYLDLKNSQEMLRYKEVCYYMLFALAAYGWPMYLMRKPACGLCQLARSCSCCLCPARPRFAPGVTIEEDNCCGCNAVAIRRHFLDENMTAVDIVYTSCHDAVYETPFYVAVDHDKKKVVISIRGTLSPKDALTDLTGDAERLPVEGHHGTWLGHKGMVLSAEYIKKKLEQEMVLSQAFGRDLGRGTKHYGLIVVGHSLGAGTAAILSFLLRPQYPTLKCFAYSPPGGLLSEDAMEYSKEFVTAVVLGKDLVPRIGLSQLEGFRRQLLDVLQRSTKPKWRIIVGATKCIPKSELPEEVEVTTLASTRLWTHPSDLTIALSASTPLYPPGRIIHVVHSHPAEQCCCCEQEEPTYFAIWGDNKAFNEVIISPAMLHEHLPYVVMEGLNKVLENYNKGKTALLSAAKVMVSPTEVDLTPEIIFQQQPLPTGPPMPTGLALELPTAEHRNSSVRSKSQSEMSLEGFSEGRLLSPVAAAAAARQDPVELLLLSTQERLAAELQARRAPLATMESLSDTESLYSFDSRRSSGFRSIRGSPSLHAVLERDEGHLFYIDPAIPEENPSLSSRTELLAADSLSKHSQDTQPLEAALGSGGVTPERPPSAAANEEEEVGGGGGRPASRGELALHNGRLGDSPSPQVLEFAEFIDSLFNLDSKSSSFQDLYCMVVPESPTSDYAEGPKSPSQQEILLRAQFEPNLVPKPPRLFAGSADPSSGISLSPSFPLSSSGELMDLTPTGLSSQECLAADKIRTSTPTGHGASPAKQDELAISAR, from the exons ATGGTTGTCTGCAACTGGGTAGTCATCCTCAGTGTGTGCATCACCGTCCTCTGTGTCTTCGACCCCACGGGCCGCACCTTTGTCAAGCTGAGAGCCACCAAGAGGCGGCAGCGTAACCTTCGGACCTACAACCTGCG GCACCGCTTAGAGGAAGGTCAGGCCACCAGCTGGTCACGCCGGCTCAAAGTGTTCCTCTGCTGCACGCGGACGAAAGACTCCCAGTCA GACGCCTACTCAGAAATCGCCTACCTCTTTGCCGAGTTCTTCCGGGACCTGGACATTGTCCCGTCTGACATCATTGCTGGCCTGGTGCTGCTCCGGCAGCGGCAGCGGGCCAAGCGCAACGCCGTGCTGGACGAG GCAAACAATGACATCTTGGCCTTTCTGTCTGGGATGCCAGTGACGAGAAACACCAAGTACCTCGACCTCAAGAATTCG CAAGAGATGCTCCGATACAAAGAGGTCTGCTACTACATGCTCTTCGCCCTGGCCGCCTATGGGTGGCCCATGTACCTGATGCGGAAACCTGCCTGTGGCCTCTGCCAGCTGGCTCGGTCTTGCTC GTGTTGCCTGTGTCCTGCGAGGCCGCGGTTCGCCCCTGGAGTCACCATCGAGGAAGACAACTGCTGTGGCTGCAATGCTGTTGCCATCCGGCGCCACTTCCTGGATGAGAACATGACGGCGGTGGATATTGTCTACACCTCCTGCCACGATGCG GTCTATGAAACGCCCTTCTACGTGGCGGTGGACCATGACAAGAAGAAGGTGGTGATCAGTATCCGGGGGACCCTGTCCCCCAAG GACGCCCTGACCGACCTGACAGGCGATGCTGAGCGCCTCCCCGTGGAGGGACACCATGGCACCTGGCTGGGCCACAAG GGAATGGTGCTCTCAGCTGAGTACATCAAGAAGAAACTGGAGCAGGAAATGGTCCTATCCCAGGCCTTCGGGCGAGACCTG GGTCGTGGAACCAAACACTACGGCCTGATTGTGGTGGGCCACTCCCTGGGCGCGGGCACGGCCGccatcctctccttccttctgcgCCCACAGTACCCGACCCTCAAGTGCTTTGCCTACTCCCCACCAGGGGGCCTGCTGAG CGAGGATGCAATGGAGTATTCCAAGGAGTTCGTGACTGCTGTGGTTCTGGGCAAAGATCTGGTTCCCAG GATCGGCCTCTCCCAGCTGGAAGGCTTCCGCAGACAACTCCTGGATGTCCTGCAGCGAAGCACCAAGCCCAAA TGGCGGATCATCGTGGGGGCCACCAAATGCATCCCCAAGTCGGAGCTGCCTGAGGAGGTAGAGGTGACCACCCTGGCCAGCACGCGGCTCTGGACCCACCCCAGCGACCTAACTATCGCCCTCTCAGCCAGCACCCCACTCTACCCGCCCGGCCGCATCATCCACGTGGTCCACAGCCACCCTGCCGAGCAGTGCTG CTGCTGTGAGCAGGAGGAGCCCACGTACTTTGCCATCTGGGGCGACAACAAGGCCTTCAATGAGGTGATCATCTCGCCAGCCATGCTGCACGAGCACCTGCCCTATGTGGTCATGGAGGGGCTCAACAAG GTGCTGGAGAACTACAACAAGGggaagactgctctgctgtctgctgCCAAGGTCATGGTGAGCCCTACCGAGGTGGACCTGACTCCTGAGATCATCTTCCAGCAGCAGCCACTCCCCACAGGGCCGCCCATGCCCACTGGCCTCGCCCTGGAGCTGCCGACTGCAGAGCACCGCAACAGCAGCGTCAG GAGCAAGTCCCAGTCTGAGATGAGCCTGGAGGGCTTCTCAGAGGGGCGGCTGCTGTCGCCGGTGGCTGCGGCAGCGGCAGCCCGCCAGGACCCGgtggagctgctgctgctgtccaCCCAGGAGCGGCTGGCTGCGGAGCTGCAGGCCCGGCGGGCACCGCTGGCCACCATGGAGAGCCTCTCGGACACCGAGTCCCTGTACAGCTTCGACTCGCGCCGCTCTTCCGGCTTCCGCAGCATCCGAGGCTCGCCCAGCCTCCACGCCGTGCTAGAGCGTGACGAGGGCCACCTCTTCTACATTGACCCTGCCATCCCCGAGGAAAATCCGTCCCTGAGCTCGCGAACTGAGCTGCTGGCAGCTGACAGCCTGTCCAAGCACTCGCAGGACACGCAGCCCCTGGAAGCGGCCCTGGGCAGCGGCGGCGTCACTCCTGAGCGGCCCCCCAGTGCCGCGGCcaatgaggaggaagaggtggggggTGGTGGTGGCAGGCCAGCCTCCCGCGGGGAGCTGGCGCTGCACAATGGGCGCCTGGGGGACTCACCCAGCCCTCAGGTGCTGGAATTCGCCGAGTTCATCGACAGCCTCTTCAACCTGGACAGCAAGAGCAGCTCCTTCCAGGACCTCTACTGCATGGTGGTGCCCGAGAGCCCCACCAGCGACTATGCCGAGGGCCCCAAGTCCCCCAGCCAGCAAGAGATCCTGCTCCGTGCCCAGTTCGAGCCCAACCTGGTGCCCAAGCCCCCGCGGCTCTTTGCCGGCTCGGCCGACCCCTCCTCGGGCATCTCGCTGTCGCCCTCCTTCCCGCTCAGCTCCTCGGGTGAGCTCATGGACCTGACGCCCACAGGCCTCAGCAGCCAGGAATGCCTGGCAGCTGACAAGATCCGGACTTCTACCCCCACTGGCCACGGGGCCAGCCCCGCCAAGCAGGATGAGCTGGCCATCTCAGCACGCTAG
- the DAGLA gene encoding diacylglycerol lipase-alpha isoform X1 → MPGIVVFRRRWSVGSDDLVLPAIFLFLLHTTWFVILSVVLFGLVYSPHEACSLNLVDHGRGYLGILLSCMIAEMAIIWLSMRGGILYTEPRDSMQYVLYVRLAILVIEFIYAIVGIVWLTQYYNSCNDLTAKNVTLGMVVCNWVVILSVCITVLCVFDPTGRTFVKLRATKRRQRNLRTYNLRHRLEEGQATSWSRRLKVFLCCTRTKDSQSDAYSEIAYLFAEFFRDLDIVPSDIIAGLVLLRQRQRAKRNAVLDEANNDILAFLSGMPVTRNTKYLDLKNSQEMLRYKEVCYYMLFALAAYGWPMYLMRKPACGLCQLARSCSCCLCPARPRFAPGVTIEEDNCCGCNAVAIRRHFLDENMTAVDIVYTSCHDAVYETPFYVAVDHDKKKVVISIRGTLSPKDALTDLTGDAERLPVEGHHGTWLGHKGMVLSAEYIKKKLEQEMVLSQAFGRDLGRGTKHYGLIVVGHSLGAGTAAILSFLLRPQYPTLKCFAYSPPGGLLSEDAMEYSKEFVTAVVLGKDLVPRIGLSQLEGFRRQLLDVLQRSTKPKWRIIVGATKCIPKSELPEEVEVTTLASTRLWTHPSDLTIALSASTPLYPPGRIIHVVHSHPAEQCCCCEQEEPTYFAIWGDNKAFNEVIISPAMLHEHLPYVVMEGLNKVLENYNKGKTALLSAAKVMVSPTEVDLTPEIIFQQQPLPTGPPMPTGLALELPTAEHRNSSVRSKSQSEMSLEGFSEGRLLSPVAAAAAARQDPVELLLLSTQERLAAELQARRAPLATMESLSDTESLYSFDSRRSSGFRSIRGSPSLHAVLERDEGHLFYIDPAIPEENPSLSSRTELLAADSLSKHSQDTQPLEAALGSGGVTPERPPSAAANEEEEVGGGGGRPASRGELALHNGRLGDSPSPQVLEFAEFIDSLFNLDSKSSSFQDLYCMVVPESPTSDYAEGPKSPSQQEILLRAQFEPNLVPKPPRLFAGSADPSSGISLSPSFPLSSSGELMDLTPTGLSSQECLAADKIRTSTPTGHGASPAKQDELAISAR, encoded by the exons ATGCCCGGGATCGTGGTGTTCCGGCGGcgctggtctgtgggcagtgatgACCTCGTCCTGCCAgccatcttcctcttcctcctgcacaCCACCTG GTTTGTGATCCTGTCCGTGGTGCTCTTCGGCCTGGTCTACAGCCCACATGAGGCCTGCTCCCTGAACTTGGTGGACCACGGCCGAGGCTACCTGGGCATCCTGCTGAGCTGCATGATCGCTGAGATGGCCATCATCTGGCTGAGCATGCGTGGGGGCATCCTCTACACGGAGCCCCGCGACTCCATGCAGTACGTGCTCTACGTGCGCCTGG CCATCCTGGTGATCGAGTTCATCTACGCCATCGTGGGCATCGTGTGGCTCACTCAGTACTACAACTCCTGCAATGACCTCACTGCCAAGAATGTCACCCTCG GGATGGTTGTCTGCAACTGGGTAGTCATCCTCAGTGTGTGCATCACCGTCCTCTGTGTCTTCGACCCCACGGGCCGCACCTTTGTCAAGCTGAGAGCCACCAAGAGGCGGCAGCGTAACCTTCGGACCTACAACCTGCG GCACCGCTTAGAGGAAGGTCAGGCCACCAGCTGGTCACGCCGGCTCAAAGTGTTCCTCTGCTGCACGCGGACGAAAGACTCCCAGTCA GACGCCTACTCAGAAATCGCCTACCTCTTTGCCGAGTTCTTCCGGGACCTGGACATTGTCCCGTCTGACATCATTGCTGGCCTGGTGCTGCTCCGGCAGCGGCAGCGGGCCAAGCGCAACGCCGTGCTGGACGAG GCAAACAATGACATCTTGGCCTTTCTGTCTGGGATGCCAGTGACGAGAAACACCAAGTACCTCGACCTCAAGAATTCG CAAGAGATGCTCCGATACAAAGAGGTCTGCTACTACATGCTCTTCGCCCTGGCCGCCTATGGGTGGCCCATGTACCTGATGCGGAAACCTGCCTGTGGCCTCTGCCAGCTGGCTCGGTCTTGCTC GTGTTGCCTGTGTCCTGCGAGGCCGCGGTTCGCCCCTGGAGTCACCATCGAGGAAGACAACTGCTGTGGCTGCAATGCTGTTGCCATCCGGCGCCACTTCCTGGATGAGAACATGACGGCGGTGGATATTGTCTACACCTCCTGCCACGATGCG GTCTATGAAACGCCCTTCTACGTGGCGGTGGACCATGACAAGAAGAAGGTGGTGATCAGTATCCGGGGGACCCTGTCCCCCAAG GACGCCCTGACCGACCTGACAGGCGATGCTGAGCGCCTCCCCGTGGAGGGACACCATGGCACCTGGCTGGGCCACAAG GGAATGGTGCTCTCAGCTGAGTACATCAAGAAGAAACTGGAGCAGGAAATGGTCCTATCCCAGGCCTTCGGGCGAGACCTG GGTCGTGGAACCAAACACTACGGCCTGATTGTGGTGGGCCACTCCCTGGGCGCGGGCACGGCCGccatcctctccttccttctgcgCCCACAGTACCCGACCCTCAAGTGCTTTGCCTACTCCCCACCAGGGGGCCTGCTGAG CGAGGATGCAATGGAGTATTCCAAGGAGTTCGTGACTGCTGTGGTTCTGGGCAAAGATCTGGTTCCCAG GATCGGCCTCTCCCAGCTGGAAGGCTTCCGCAGACAACTCCTGGATGTCCTGCAGCGAAGCACCAAGCCCAAA TGGCGGATCATCGTGGGGGCCACCAAATGCATCCCCAAGTCGGAGCTGCCTGAGGAGGTAGAGGTGACCACCCTGGCCAGCACGCGGCTCTGGACCCACCCCAGCGACCTAACTATCGCCCTCTCAGCCAGCACCCCACTCTACCCGCCCGGCCGCATCATCCACGTGGTCCACAGCCACCCTGCCGAGCAGTGCTG CTGCTGTGAGCAGGAGGAGCCCACGTACTTTGCCATCTGGGGCGACAACAAGGCCTTCAATGAGGTGATCATCTCGCCAGCCATGCTGCACGAGCACCTGCCCTATGTGGTCATGGAGGGGCTCAACAAG GTGCTGGAGAACTACAACAAGGggaagactgctctgctgtctgctgCCAAGGTCATGGTGAGCCCTACCGAGGTGGACCTGACTCCTGAGATCATCTTCCAGCAGCAGCCACTCCCCACAGGGCCGCCCATGCCCACTGGCCTCGCCCTGGAGCTGCCGACTGCAGAGCACCGCAACAGCAGCGTCAG GAGCAAGTCCCAGTCTGAGATGAGCCTGGAGGGCTTCTCAGAGGGGCGGCTGCTGTCGCCGGTGGCTGCGGCAGCGGCAGCCCGCCAGGACCCGgtggagctgctgctgctgtccaCCCAGGAGCGGCTGGCTGCGGAGCTGCAGGCCCGGCGGGCACCGCTGGCCACCATGGAGAGCCTCTCGGACACCGAGTCCCTGTACAGCTTCGACTCGCGCCGCTCTTCCGGCTTCCGCAGCATCCGAGGCTCGCCCAGCCTCCACGCCGTGCTAGAGCGTGACGAGGGCCACCTCTTCTACATTGACCCTGCCATCCCCGAGGAAAATCCGTCCCTGAGCTCGCGAACTGAGCTGCTGGCAGCTGACAGCCTGTCCAAGCACTCGCAGGACACGCAGCCCCTGGAAGCGGCCCTGGGCAGCGGCGGCGTCACTCCTGAGCGGCCCCCCAGTGCCGCGGCcaatgaggaggaagaggtggggggTGGTGGTGGCAGGCCAGCCTCCCGCGGGGAGCTGGCGCTGCACAATGGGCGCCTGGGGGACTCACCCAGCCCTCAGGTGCTGGAATTCGCCGAGTTCATCGACAGCCTCTTCAACCTGGACAGCAAGAGCAGCTCCTTCCAGGACCTCTACTGCATGGTGGTGCCCGAGAGCCCCACCAGCGACTATGCCGAGGGCCCCAAGTCCCCCAGCCAGCAAGAGATCCTGCTCCGTGCCCAGTTCGAGCCCAACCTGGTGCCCAAGCCCCCGCGGCTCTTTGCCGGCTCGGCCGACCCCTCCTCGGGCATCTCGCTGTCGCCCTCCTTCCCGCTCAGCTCCTCGGGTGAGCTCATGGACCTGACGCCCACAGGCCTCAGCAGCCAGGAATGCCTGGCAGCTGACAAGATCCGGACTTCTACCCCCACTGGCCACGGGGCCAGCCCCGCCAAGCAGGATGAGCTGGCCATCTCAGCACGCTAG